A section of the Deinococcus hopiensis KR-140 genome encodes:
- a CDS encoding helix-turn-helix domain-containing protein has translation MRAAALIPHHTSKELGVAYRQAKCSIERSRWRIIWLKSKGKSIPDIVDATKFSRITISTLIAACNAKGEQVLLDKR, from the coding sequence ATGAGAGCTGCTGCCTTGATTCCGCACCATACATCTAAAGAGCTTGGAGTTGCGTATCGCCAAGCCAAATGTTCTATTGAACGCTCTCGTTGGCGGATTATCTGGCTCAAAAGCAAAGGAAAGTCGATTCCAGATATTGTTGACGCAACCAAATTTTCGCGTATAACGATCAGTACGTTGATTGCTGCTTGCAATGCCAAAGGCGAGCAGGTTCTTCTGGATAAGCGTTAG
- a CDS encoding helix-turn-helix domain-containing protein, translating into MKPDQQEALFQALQKPPERGGLWTSKKVKIHIQEHFGIEVTEMCAWGHLKRLGFTVQVPRHTRTEVASSREQGAFIKKSGRR; encoded by the coding sequence CTGAAACCAGACCAGCAAGAGGCATTATTTCAGGCTCTTCAGAAACCACCTGAGAGGGGTGGTCTCTGGACCAGCAAGAAAGTCAAGATACACATCCAGGAGCATTTTGGGATTGAAGTAACTGAGATGTGTGCCTGGGGCCACTTGAAAAGACTTGGCTTTACTGTTCAGGTTCCTCGACATACTCGTACGGAGGTGGCTTCTTCCAGAGAACAGGGGGCGTTCATAAAAAAGTCGGGGCGGCGCTGA